In a genomic window of Polypterus senegalus isolate Bchr_013 chromosome 13, ASM1683550v1, whole genome shotgun sequence:
- the LOC120543127 gene encoding zinc finger BED domain-containing protein 4-like, with product MDVAVCEAGFEPHIKCFAHTINLATQAGLGVARVARLLGRVRRVTAFFHRSSTAAAVLTSKQKLLQLPPHKLIMDVTTRWNSSLDMLVRYLEQQTAIAATLTSPEIRQNARNIDTLDTCDIVNAEFLVKLLNPLKTATSVLCEEKRPTVSLIVPLKNMIEQNMAPNDSDSPTVADTKRAILSNISGRYSGDVYNYLLESTALDPRFQSLPQLDCNQREAVFQRIQKRVEQLQQNQPTDEKSMERKEEASVHCSTHGARGLLKLKAELSQKRNLLPRRQHLRIC from the exons ATGGATGTGGCTGTGTGCGAGGCAGGATTTGAGCCGCACATCAAATGCTTCGCGCACACAATAAATCTCGCTACACAGGCTGGCCTCGGTGTTGCGCGTGTCGCTCGTTTGCTCGGGCGGGTGAGACGTGTAACTGCTTTTTTTCACCGGAGTTCGACAGCTGCCGCGGTACTGACGTCTAAGCAGAAGCTGCTACAACTGCCACCGCACAAATTAATAATGGACGTCACCACGCGATGGAATTCATCATTGGATATGCTGGTTCGTTACCTGGAGCAGCAGACTGCTATAGCAGCAACGCTCACCAGTCcagaaataagacaaaatgcCCGAAACATTGACACACTGGATACCTGCGACATTGTCAATGCCGAATTTCTTGTGAAGCTGCTGAATCCTTTAAAGACAGCTACCTCTGTCTTGTGTGAAGAAAAGAGGCCCACAGTGTCACTCATCGTGCCACTGAAGAACATGATAGAACAAAACATGGCACCAAATGACAGTGATTCCCCTACTGTGGCCGACACAAAGAGAGCAATTCTCAGCAATATTTCAGGCAGATACAGTGGGGATGTATACAACTACCTGCTGGAGAGCACTGCGCTGGACCCAAGATTCCAGTCTCTACCGCAGCTAGACTGCAATCAGCGTGAGGCAGTCTTTCAGAGGATACAGAAAAGGGTGGAACAGTTGCAGCAAAACCAG CCCACAGATGAGAAGAGTATGGAGCGCAAGGAAGAGGCATCAGTTCATTGTTCCACACATGGGGCGAGGGGGCTCTTGAAGCTGAAGGCAGAGCTGAGTCAGAAGAGGAACCTGCTTCCAAGAAGACAGCACTTGAGGATCTGCTAG